In a single window of the Pandoraea pulmonicola genome:
- the phbB gene encoding acetoacetyl-CoA reductase: MTTRIALVTGGMGGLGEAISLRLADAGYRVAVTCSPRNQDCEGWVARMRDAGRDFDVYRVDVADFTSCTACAKAVESDTGPIDILVNNAGITRDATMRKMSAEDWQSVLRTDLDSVFNMTRPIFGGMVARGWGRIINISSVNGSRGAFGQANYAAAKAGMHGFTKALALEVAKSGVTVNTVSPGYLATRMVTAVPQEVLESRILPQIPVGRLGRPDEVAALVAFLASDDAGFITGSNLAINGGMHME, translated from the coding sequence ATGACAACACGAATTGCATTGGTGACTGGAGGCATGGGTGGACTGGGCGAGGCGATCAGCCTGCGTCTGGCGGACGCCGGATATCGCGTTGCCGTCACGTGTTCCCCCCGGAATCAGGATTGCGAAGGCTGGGTGGCGCGTATGCGCGATGCCGGCCGCGACTTCGACGTCTATCGCGTCGACGTTGCCGACTTCACCTCATGCACGGCGTGCGCGAAGGCGGTCGAATCCGACACGGGTCCGATCGACATTCTCGTCAACAATGCTGGCATCACGCGCGACGCCACGATGCGCAAGATGTCCGCCGAAGACTGGCAGTCGGTATTGCGTACCGATCTGGACAGCGTGTTCAACATGACCCGTCCGATCTTCGGCGGCATGGTGGCGCGCGGCTGGGGTCGCATCATCAACATTTCCTCCGTGAACGGCAGCCGTGGCGCCTTCGGCCAGGCGAACTACGCCGCGGCCAAGGCGGGCATGCATGGTTTCACCAAGGCGCTGGCACTGGAAGTCGCCAAGTCGGGCGTGACCGTCAACACCGTCTCACCGGGATATCTCGCGACAAGGATGGTCACGGCCGTGCCGCAGGAAGTGCTCGAATCGCGCATTCTCCCGCAGATTCCGGTCGGTCGACTCGGCCGTCCCGACGAAGTCGCCGCGCTCGTGGCGTTCCTCGCGTCGGACGATGCCGGTTTCATCACGGGCAGCAACCTTGCCATCAACGGCGGCATGCACATGGAATGA
- a CDS encoding cupredoxin domain-containing protein, translating into MTSIASQHGQAPRRTFPRVLVAFVVLVAAAGGALTLGLPVAARAADAVTVHIDNFTFAPATLTVRAGTKVTWINRDDEPHTVTSSSSPRAFASGALDTDGSFSYTFDKPGTYPYFCAIHPHMTGTVIVK; encoded by the coding sequence ATGACATCCATCGCTTCACAACACGGCCAGGCGCCCCGTCGCACGTTTCCGCGCGTTCTCGTTGCTTTCGTCGTTCTTGTTGCCGCGGCAGGCGGTGCGCTCACGCTTGGCTTGCCGGTGGCGGCGCGCGCGGCCGACGCCGTCACCGTGCATATCGACAACTTCACGTTCGCGCCCGCGACGCTCACCGTTCGCGCCGGCACGAAGGTGACGTGGATCAATCGTGACGACGAACCCCACACCGTGACGAGTTCGTCCAGTCCGCGCGCGTTTGCCTCCGGCGCGCTCGATACCGACGGCAGCTTTTCGTACACCTTCGACAAGCCGGGAACGTACCCGTACTTTTGCGCGATTCATCCGCATATGACAGGGACCGTCATCGTGAAATAA
- a CDS encoding helix-turn-helix transcriptional regulator: MDASSPPTRPFRNAPLYWRSSLVPGADMLTAEYNDHTFAPHWHDAYTFACIVAGAERYFYRGGEHVADAGSIAIIHPGEVHTGARETDFGWRYRVFYLPVDFVKGVQRQLTGLAAPDDAMPWFGEDVVHDAPALQRLLAAHQLLQSGADPLMAESVLIEAVSMMLTRHAQARLPELSGHRDAVRVETMKARLSADLAEPLSLTALAEAVGLSPFHAARLFSRETGLAPHAWRNQLRLVRALPALRAGASATDVALAHGFNDLSHFTRYFRRAFGVPPGKWSVGSGA, from the coding sequence ATGGATGCCTCGTCCCCACCGACCCGACCGTTTCGCAACGCTCCCTTGTACTGGCGCTCGTCGCTCGTGCCGGGGGCCGACATGCTCACGGCCGAGTACAACGACCACACCTTTGCGCCGCATTGGCATGATGCGTACACGTTCGCGTGCATCGTGGCGGGCGCGGAGCGCTATTTCTATCGCGGCGGCGAGCACGTGGCCGATGCCGGTTCCATCGCGATCATCCATCCAGGCGAAGTGCATACGGGTGCGCGCGAGACCGACTTCGGCTGGCGCTACCGTGTGTTCTATCTGCCGGTCGACTTCGTGAAGGGCGTGCAACGACAATTGACCGGACTGGCCGCCCCGGACGACGCGATGCCGTGGTTCGGCGAAGACGTCGTTCACGATGCCCCGGCGCTCCAGCGACTGCTGGCCGCGCATCAACTGCTGCAAAGCGGCGCGGATCCGCTGATGGCGGAAAGCGTGCTGATCGAAGCCGTCTCGATGATGCTCACGCGCCATGCGCAGGCTCGCTTGCCGGAATTGTCCGGGCATCGAGACGCCGTACGTGTGGAAACGATGAAGGCCAGGTTGTCGGCCGACCTTGCCGAACCGCTCTCGCTCACGGCGCTGGCCGAGGCGGTTGGCCTCTCACCGTTTCACGCCGCTCGCCTGTTCTCGCGCGAGACGGGGCTCGCGCCGCACGCGTGGCGCAATCAGCTGCGGTTGGTGCGCGCCTTGCCGGCGTTGCGTGCCGGGGCGTCGGCCACCGATGTCGCGCTCGCTCACGGCTTCAACGATCTGTCGCATTTCACGCGCTATTTCCGGCGGGCCTTTGGCGTGCCGCCCGGGAAGTGGAGCGTCGGATCGGGCGCGTAA
- a CDS encoding metallophosphoesterase family protein yields the protein MACLAWAGAGILWTLDGGVPRGLSLGGAAHAADTATRNALSFVQISDSHIGFNKAPNPDPAATLQSAIDRIRAAPQRPAFMLHTGDVSHLSRAEEFDAAQQIVNGAGLQTHYVPGEHDVIGDDGRAFFGRFAPDTKGVGWYSFDQQGVHFVALVNVLNLKAGGMGYLGDAQIAWLAADLKGRSHSTPIVVFTHMPLWSVYPAWGWGTDDADRALALLRPFGSVTVLNGHIHQVLQKVEGNVRLQTAMSTAFPQPSPGDGPGPGPLKVDAAQLRQTLGIRRVDYTSLDGAPLLADATLSS from the coding sequence ATGGCATGCCTCGCGTGGGCCGGCGCGGGGATCCTGTGGACGCTCGACGGCGGTGTGCCGCGCGGGCTGTCGCTGGGCGGGGCGGCGCATGCCGCGGATACGGCCACGCGCAACGCGCTGTCGTTCGTGCAGATCAGCGACAGCCACATCGGTTTCAACAAGGCGCCCAATCCCGATCCGGCGGCGACCTTGCAGTCGGCCATCGACAGGATCCGCGCGGCGCCGCAACGCCCGGCCTTCATGCTGCATACCGGCGACGTGAGTCATCTGTCGCGCGCCGAGGAGTTCGACGCGGCGCAGCAGATCGTGAATGGCGCGGGGCTGCAAACGCACTACGTGCCGGGCGAGCACGATGTCATCGGCGACGACGGCCGCGCGTTCTTCGGACGCTTCGCCCCGGACACGAAAGGCGTCGGCTGGTACAGCTTCGATCAGCAGGGGGTTCACTTCGTCGCGCTCGTCAACGTGCTCAACCTCAAGGCGGGCGGCATGGGTTATCTCGGCGACGCGCAGATCGCGTGGCTGGCGGCGGATCTCAAGGGGCGCTCGCACAGCACGCCGATCGTGGTGTTCACGCACATGCCGCTGTGGTCGGTCTATCCGGCATGGGGCTGGGGTACGGACGACGCCGATCGTGCGCTGGCATTGCTGCGGCCTTTCGGTTCGGTGACGGTGCTCAATGGTCACATCCATCAGGTGCTGCAGAAGGTGGAGGGCAACGTGCGTCTGCAAACCGCGATGTCCACGGCATTCCCGCAGCCCTCGCCGGGCGATGGCCCGGGGCCGGGGCCGTTGAAGGTCGACGCCGCGCAATTGCGGCAGACGCTGGGCATCCGTCGCGTCGATTACACGTCGCTCGACGGCGCGCCGCTGCTTGCCGACGCCACGCTGTCCTCGTGA
- a CDS encoding phosphatase PAP2 family protein, whose product MSNSWITITNFGSAAVTVPAAAALTLWLLSARAWRMAITWGVMFAAGALLVAVSKVMFLGWGMGVRELDFTGVSGHTMLAATVYPVIAWLLLRRLAWPWRVLGMAGAMVGSVAVGVSRVALSAHSVSETVAGWMVGFAVCAAFAWFSRHDDAPNLKTLPMAASLFVLVMWLHGERVPTQRWITHIALQLSGRDQPFRRASWHARKPAPPAPPASSVVAPSTMPAAVH is encoded by the coding sequence ATGTCTAACTCCTGGATCACCATCACCAATTTCGGCAGCGCCGCCGTGACCGTGCCGGCGGCCGCGGCCCTCACCCTCTGGTTGCTGTCGGCACGCGCATGGCGCATGGCCATCACATGGGGCGTGATGTTCGCCGCCGGCGCGCTCCTCGTGGCTGTCTCGAAAGTCATGTTCCTCGGCTGGGGCATGGGCGTGCGCGAGCTCGACTTCACCGGCGTCAGCGGCCACACGATGCTCGCGGCGACCGTCTACCCGGTCATCGCCTGGTTGCTCTTGCGACGTCTGGCATGGCCGTGGCGCGTGCTCGGCATGGCCGGTGCGATGGTAGGCAGCGTGGCGGTGGGTGTGTCTCGCGTCGCCCTGTCCGCCCACTCGGTATCCGAGACGGTCGCCGGCTGGATGGTCGGCTTCGCCGTTTGCGCGGCCTTCGCGTGGTTCAGCCGCCATGACGACGCCCCGAATCTCAAGACCCTGCCGATGGCCGCCAGCCTGTTCGTGCTGGTGATGTGGCTGCATGGCGAGCGCGTGCCGACGCAGCGCTGGATCACCCACATCGCGCTGCAGCTCTCCGGACGCGACCAGCCCTTCCGTCGGGCGAGTTGGCATGCGCGCAAACCGGCACCGCCGGCACCACCCGCCTCGTCAGTCGTCGCACCCTCGACGATGCCGGCCGCCGTGCATTGA
- a CDS encoding anti-sigma factor family protein, which translates to MSKSDDPSGANPSGEPRKEGDGAPAGGESMTLGKMLRDGSLRHEAPTSLRERLRDDLAQAERRTPRDARSPHPSASSDTRPAVDASAPRPSSKPAARPRTDIPVDAGWGARLAPWLFGGAGGAILGGLAVALALLGARPPVPQEETQAQSTGLQPQEIVSSHVRALLSQHPIDVVSTDQHTVKPWFNGRIDYAPPVIDLADKGFPLAGGRLDYVGGRTVAVLVYRTDRHPIDLYVFPAREKAAAAPTITVVDGYAIARWRRGGMVYWAITDAEASHLRVFVEALQAAT; encoded by the coding sequence ATGAGTAAGTCCGACGACCCGAGCGGCGCGAACCCGTCGGGCGAGCCCCGCAAGGAGGGCGACGGCGCGCCCGCCGGTGGCGAGTCCATGACCCTCGGCAAGATGCTGCGCGACGGTTCGTTGCGTCACGAGGCGCCGACTTCGCTGCGCGAACGTCTGCGCGACGATCTCGCCCAGGCGGAGCGCCGTACGCCGCGCGACGCTCGTTCCCCCCATCCCTCTGCGTCGTCAGATACCAGGCCGGCCGTCGACGCATCCGCGCCACGGCCGTCGTCGAAGCCTGCGGCCAGGCCGCGCACCGATATCCCGGTCGATGCCGGCTGGGGGGCACGCCTGGCGCCGTGGCTCTTCGGTGGTGCGGGGGGCGCGATCCTCGGCGGACTCGCGGTCGCGTTGGCGCTGCTCGGCGCTCGTCCGCCTGTGCCGCAGGAGGAGACGCAGGCGCAATCGACGGGCTTGCAGCCGCAGGAAATCGTTTCCAGCCATGTGCGCGCGCTGCTCTCGCAGCATCCGATCGACGTCGTCTCGACCGATCAGCACACCGTGAAACCCTGGTTCAATGGCAGGATCGACTACGCGCCGCCCGTCATCGACCTGGCGGACAAGGGCTTTCCGCTCGCGGGAGGGCGGCTCGATTACGTTGGAGGACGAACGGTGGCCGTGCTCGTCTATCGCACCGACAGGCACCCGATCGACCTGTACGTGTTTCCGGCGCGCGAGAAGGCCGCGGCGGCGCCGACGATCACGGTTGTCGATGGTTATGCCATCGCCCGGTGGCGTCGCGGCGGCATGGTGTACTGGGCGATCACCGATGCCGAGGCTTCGCATCTTCGCGTGTTCGTGGAGGCGCTGCAGGCGGCGACCTGA
- the tam gene encoding trans-aconitate 2-methyltransferase, with amino-acid sequence MTQIPSPNAPVNPAWQAAQYVKFEDERTRPVRDLVAAIPDLPGRAAARVADIGCGPGNSTEVLAERYAQAEVLGLDSSQDMIDAARARLPRFRFEVADIASWQDGPEGRNGPFDVILANAVMQWLPDHETLYPRLVERLAPGGSLAVQTPDNLDEPAHRLMREVAADPRWAATLKGVERTARHGAAFYYPLLRATCSRVDIWRTTYYHPLAGGAAAVVEWFKGSALRPFLAKLDDASREAFLSRYTDEIARAYPALDDGTVLLPFPRLFVVATR; translated from the coding sequence ATGACGCAGATTCCGTCGCCGAATGCCCCCGTCAACCCGGCCTGGCAAGCCGCGCAATATGTGAAATTCGAAGACGAGCGCACGCGTCCCGTCCGCGATCTCGTCGCGGCCATCCCGGACTTGCCGGGGCGCGCCGCCGCCCGTGTGGCCGACATTGGCTGCGGTCCGGGCAATTCGACGGAAGTGCTGGCCGAGCGCTATGCGCAAGCGGAAGTGCTGGGGCTGGACAGTTCGCAGGACATGATCGATGCGGCGCGCGCCCGGCTGCCGCGGTTCCGTTTCGAGGTGGCCGACATTGCGAGTTGGCAAGATGGACCTGAGGGTCGGAACGGGCCGTTCGACGTGATTCTCGCCAACGCCGTGATGCAATGGTTGCCCGATCACGAGACGTTGTATCCGCGTCTGGTCGAGCGTCTGGCGCCCGGCGGGTCGTTGGCGGTGCAGACACCCGACAACCTGGACGAACCCGCGCATCGGCTGATGCGTGAAGTTGCCGCCGATCCCCGCTGGGCCGCCACGCTCAAGGGCGTGGAGCGCACCGCGCGCCACGGAGCCGCGTTCTACTATCCGCTGCTGCGCGCGACGTGCTCGCGCGTGGACATCTGGCGCACCACGTACTATCACCCGCTCGCCGGCGGCGCGGCCGCCGTGGTGGAATGGTTCAAGGGCAGCGCGTTGCGACCGTTCCTCGCAAAACTCGACGACGCCTCGCGCGAGGCCTTCCTGAGCCGTTACACCGACGAGATCGCCCGGGCGTATCCGGCGCTGGACGACGGCACGGTGCTGCTGCCGTTCCCACGGCTCTTCGTCGTCGCGACACGCTGA
- a CDS encoding sulfite exporter TauE/SafE family protein has protein sequence MQEGWLVASLAAHAWGMAMVAVVGTAAGVVSGVVGTGSSMMLLPVLVYTYGPKQAVPIMAVAAIVGNVSKVLAWWREIDWRAVSAYSIAGAPAAALGARTLWSLPATAVDVALGLFFVTMVPVRHYLLRKQWRLSPWQLALSGAVIGFLTGIVLSTGPLSVPAFAAYGLSGGAFLGAESASSVLIYVAKVLMFSGLGALPAEAWANGLIVGATLMFGTLLGKRFVLGLSPRVFQRLLDVMLVVSGGVMLSAAWR, from the coding sequence ATGCAGGAAGGATGGTTGGTGGCATCGCTGGCCGCGCATGCCTGGGGCATGGCGATGGTGGCGGTCGTGGGAACGGCGGCGGGCGTGGTGAGCGGTGTGGTCGGCACGGGATCGTCGATGATGCTGTTGCCGGTGCTTGTCTACACCTATGGGCCGAAGCAGGCGGTGCCGATCATGGCCGTTGCCGCCATCGTCGGCAATGTGTCGAAGGTGCTTGCATGGTGGCGCGAAATCGACTGGCGCGCCGTGTCGGCGTACTCGATCGCCGGGGCGCCGGCCGCCGCGCTCGGCGCGCGCACGTTGTGGAGTCTGCCCGCCACGGCGGTGGACGTCGCGCTGGGTCTGTTCTTCGTGACGATGGTGCCGGTGCGGCACTACCTGCTTCGCAAGCAATGGCGGTTGTCGCCGTGGCAGTTGGCGCTGTCCGGCGCGGTGATCGGCTTCCTGACCGGTATCGTGCTTTCCACCGGTCCGCTGAGCGTACCGGCCTTTGCGGCGTACGGCCTGTCGGGCGGGGCATTCCTCGGGGCGGAGTCGGCCAGTTCGGTCCTCATCTACGTTGCCAAGGTGCTGATGTTCTCCGGCCTCGGCGCCTTGCCTGCCGAGGCATGGGCCAATGGCCTGATCGTCGGCGCGACGCTGATGTTCGGCACCTTGCTCGGCAAGCGTTTCGTGCTGGGGCTGTCGCCGCGGGTATTCCAGCGCTTGCTCGACGTCATGCTCGTCGTGTCCGGCGGCGTGATGCTAAGCGCGGCCTGGCGCTGA
- a CDS encoding RNA polymerase sigma factor — translation MSDAEKPDAQAAGRFEALALPHLDAAYNLARWLSGSASDADDIVQEAYLRALRFFDGFRGENARAWLLAIVRNTWLTEWRRRSDAADGTPFDEASHGLYDERLPGWDETSPGDPEMLAVRRDECALVREALASLPVVFREVLVLREIEDMSYREIETIVGVPAGTVMSRLARGRQMLAAAVRAAQMSATSATSAASATSATSSAQVTRLPLGGTIRGGHDE, via the coding sequence GTGAGCGACGCTGAAAAGCCCGACGCGCAGGCGGCGGGACGATTCGAAGCCCTGGCCCTGCCGCATCTCGATGCGGCGTATAACCTCGCGCGCTGGCTCTCGGGCAGCGCGAGCGATGCCGACGACATCGTCCAGGAGGCCTACTTGCGGGCGTTGCGTTTCTTCGACGGATTTCGTGGCGAGAACGCCCGGGCATGGCTGCTGGCCATCGTGCGCAATACATGGCTGACCGAGTGGCGGCGTCGCTCGGACGCGGCGGACGGTACACCGTTCGACGAAGCTTCGCACGGCCTGTACGACGAGCGTTTGCCGGGCTGGGACGAGACATCGCCAGGCGACCCCGAAATGCTGGCGGTGCGCCGCGACGAATGTGCCCTGGTGCGAGAGGCGCTGGCGAGCCTGCCGGTGGTTTTTCGCGAGGTGCTGGTGCTGCGTGAGATCGAGGATATGAGCTACCGCGAGATCGAAACGATCGTGGGCGTGCCGGCCGGCACGGTGATGTCGCGCCTCGCGCGGGGCCGGCAGATGCTCGCCGCCGCCGTGCGGGCGGCGCAGATGTCCGCGACTTCCGCTACGTCGGCGGCATCGGCTACATCGGCCACGTCGTCGGCGCAGGTCACCCGTCTGCCGCTGGGCGGCACAATCCGAGGAGGACACGATGAGTAA
- a CDS encoding LysR substrate-binding domain-containing protein, with amino-acid sequence MSRRQLPPLHALRVFETAARAESLSAAAQELSITHGAVSRQIALLEGWLGQRLFVRQGQRNVATDHARAFAAEISDAFDRIGDAALRFGKAPRTRLVRVNAQTSLAMHWLIARLPAFHAEHPDVQVVVTTSSSADPAFRGGFDVAIRRDPPPRPEWQPYEKTTLFTERASVIAAPALLHALPLRRLKDLAKHTFVATQTRVGAWEDWLSAAGMPTLRPVRFHRFDHYHVSLQAVIDGLGVGIGSTPTLARELAAGRLVMPFPEIQMDGATYVTLVPRDADKSQPLRDFLTWVHDAARTSAVPLTRPIRRSTSRAARQRPAGNSA; translated from the coding sequence ATGTCGCGTCGTCAGTTGCCGCCCCTTCACGCGCTGCGGGTGTTCGAGACGGCCGCCCGCGCCGAGAGTCTCAGCGCCGCCGCCCAGGAGTTGTCGATCACGCACGGGGCGGTGAGCCGCCAGATCGCGTTGCTGGAGGGCTGGCTCGGGCAGCGGCTCTTCGTCCGGCAGGGCCAGCGCAATGTGGCCACCGATCACGCCCGCGCGTTCGCCGCCGAGATCAGCGACGCGTTCGACCGGATCGGCGACGCCGCCCTGCGCTTCGGCAAGGCGCCGCGGACGCGCCTCGTACGCGTGAACGCACAGACCTCGCTCGCGATGCATTGGCTGATCGCGCGCCTGCCAGCGTTTCATGCCGAGCACCCCGACGTGCAGGTCGTCGTGACGACGTCGAGCAGCGCCGATCCCGCGTTCCGGGGCGGCTTCGACGTGGCCATTCGCCGCGACCCGCCGCCGCGACCCGAGTGGCAGCCCTACGAGAAAACGACGCTGTTTACCGAACGGGCGAGCGTGATCGCCGCACCCGCCCTGCTCCACGCGCTGCCGCTACGGCGTCTGAAGGACCTTGCGAAGCACACATTCGTCGCCACGCAAACGCGCGTCGGCGCATGGGAAGACTGGTTGAGCGCGGCCGGGATGCCTACGCTGCGGCCCGTGCGATTCCATCGTTTCGACCACTATCACGTAAGCCTGCAGGCGGTCATCGACGGGCTGGGCGTGGGGATCGGCAGCACGCCGACACTGGCGCGCGAACTCGCCGCGGGCCGTCTCGTGATGCCCTTCCCGGAGATTCAGATGGATGGCGCGACCTACGTCACGCTGGTGCCGCGCGATGCCGACAAATCGCAACCGCTGCGCGACTTCCTGACGTGGGTGCACGACGCGGCGCGCACGAGCGCCGTGCCGCTTACGCGCCCGATCCGACGCTCCACTTCCCGGGCGGCACGCCAAAGGCCCGCCGGAAATAGCGCGTGA
- a CDS encoding M23 family metallopeptidase, with amino-acid sequence MEPVAAVRVSSHFGARYHPVRRVHDWHNGVDLVAPAGTPVRAAARGVVKRVGYERRGYGRYVVIGHRYDSETRYAHLSQAARHLRAGTIVEAGEIVGKVGSTGMATGPHLHFELWRHGAPVDPLPLIRQSEGADTSARWNKSTM; translated from the coding sequence GTGGAGCCGGTGGCCGCGGTGCGCGTGTCCTCGCACTTCGGCGCGCGGTACCATCCCGTGCGCCGCGTCCATGATTGGCACAACGGCGTGGACCTGGTGGCGCCGGCCGGGACACCGGTACGCGCGGCGGCCAGGGGGGTGGTCAAGCGCGTCGGCTACGAACGACGCGGTTATGGACGCTATGTGGTGATCGGCCACCGATACGACAGCGAGACGCGCTACGCTCACCTGTCTCAGGCCGCGCGCCACCTGCGCGCGGGAACGATCGTCGAAGCCGGCGAGATCGTCGGCAAGGTCGGAAGCACGGGGATGGCGACCGGCCCGCATCTGCACTTCGAACTGTGGCGCCACGGCGCTCCGGTCGATCCACTGCCGCTGATTCGCCAATCAGAGGGCGCCGACACGTCTGCCCGCTGGAACAAATCGACGATGTGA
- a CDS encoding acyltransferase family protein, giving the protein MAFVPAHATSQRARNDGIDLLRGLSILFVVVHHLALKFRLPLGPSLLGDMLPQRIVNGLSFNGYEAVFVFFVISGFVITRRSLERYGSLDHMRWRNFYALRAVRIFPLLVMLLAVLAVMHWLAVPGFVINKPGQSLGGALASALTMTLNWYEGRTNWLPGAWDVLWSLSIEECFYLAFPLVCLVLRGHWRILALAMLALSLPWTRAALQGNEIWQEKAYLPGMAAIAWGVLTALAMQRVTLPRVIARAIGVLGVVGLLAVVFFGDVLWNALHDGVMLVLCASAACWLAAAHGSTRAVPRTWQWLTRMGRWSYEIYLSHMFVVLAVTPAYLALAGGDMRWTFLVYPPVLVACTFLGGVLHRCVSSPAARRLMRQEAAPGAASTA; this is encoded by the coding sequence ATGGCTTTTGTCCCGGCGCACGCGACTTCGCAGCGCGCACGCAACGACGGCATCGATCTGTTGCGCGGTTTGTCGATCCTCTTCGTCGTTGTCCATCACCTCGCACTCAAATTCCGCTTGCCGCTCGGCCCGAGCCTGCTGGGCGACATGCTGCCGCAGCGCATCGTCAACGGGCTGAGCTTCAACGGTTACGAAGCCGTTTTCGTGTTCTTCGTGATTTCCGGCTTCGTGATCACGCGTCGGTCGCTGGAGCGCTACGGCTCGCTCGATCACATGCGCTGGCGCAACTTCTATGCCTTGCGCGCGGTGCGCATCTTCCCGTTGCTCGTGATGCTCCTCGCGGTGCTGGCGGTCATGCATTGGCTGGCGGTGCCGGGTTTCGTCATCAACAAGCCGGGGCAGTCGCTCGGCGGCGCGCTGGCCTCGGCGCTCACCATGACGCTGAACTGGTACGAAGGTCGTACGAACTGGTTGCCCGGTGCGTGGGATGTGTTGTGGTCGCTCTCGATCGAAGAGTGTTTCTATCTGGCGTTCCCGCTCGTGTGCCTCGTGTTGCGAGGGCATTGGCGAATACTGGCGCTCGCGATGCTCGCCCTCTCGCTACCGTGGACGCGGGCGGCGCTGCAGGGCAACGAAATATGGCAGGAGAAGGCTTATCTGCCGGGCATGGCGGCCATCGCCTGGGGCGTGCTCACGGCGCTTGCCATGCAGCGGGTGACGTTGCCGCGCGTGATCGCGCGGGCGATCGGCGTGCTGGGCGTCGTGGGCCTGCTGGCGGTGGTGTTCTTCGGCGACGTGCTGTGGAACGCACTGCACGACGGCGTGATGCTTGTGCTCTGCGCGAGCGCCGCGTGCTGGCTCGCGGCGGCGCATGGCTCGACGCGCGCCGTGCCGCGTACCTGGCAATGGCTCACGCGGATGGGGCGCTGGAGCTACGAGATCTATCTGAGCCACATGTTTGTCGTGCTCGCGGTGACGCCGGCATATCTCGCGTTGGCCGGCGGCGATATGCGCTGGACGTTCCTCGTCTATCCGCCGGTGCTCGTCGCATGCACGTTCCTCGGGGGCGTATTGCACAGGTGCGTGAGCAGCCCGGCTGCGCGGCGATTGATGCGGCAGGAAGCCGCGCCGGGCGCGGCGAGCACGGCCTGA